A window of Vigna unguiculata cultivar IT97K-499-35 chromosome 4, ASM411807v1, whole genome shotgun sequence contains these coding sequences:
- the LOC114181908 gene encoding UBP1-associated protein 2A-like, which translates to MARKRKQPPRPAKSAEPALKQQQQEQPQLNVESEYKEEEQYEEEEEEEESQEIEEELAPSNETSKPLTTSSSSPSDDEEPIQNLLEPLGKNEIAKFLIEAASKHRDVADRIRRTADADPAHRKIFVHGLGWDTTADTLTSAFSPYGDIEDCKAVVDKATGKSKGYGFVLFKTRRAARNALREPQKRIGNRTAACQLASVGPVQSSPATISTAPGASDFSQRKIYVSNVSAELDPQRLLSFFAQFGEIEEGPLGLDKVTGKPKGFCLFVYKSVEGAKRALEVPHKKFEGHILHCQKAIDGTKQQRVGVVQGSSQSGGFVGMGAVPMPGHLMAPAGPAVGGGVAGAAVQPVNPAVGQALTALLASRNAGLQLNGFLGIGSPATNTGSYVGQGSVNPGAVGVGGYGNQVALPSSYASQQQVGIGGSGRVQQPHGVGQYGGVVPYMGH; encoded by the coding sequence ATGGCGAGGAAGCGAAAACAGCCACCTCGTCCCGCCAAATCGGCAGAGCCGGCTCTCAAACAGCAACAACAAGAACAGCCCCAGTTGAATGTAGAATCAGAGTATAAAGAAGAGGAACAatacgaagaagaagaagaagaagaagaaagccAGGAAATTGAAGAAGAATTAGCGCCAAGCAATGAAACCTCGAAGCCCCTCACCACGTCTTCATCCTCTCCAAGCGACGATGAGGAGCCAATCCAGAACCTTCTAGAACCTCTCGGCAAGAATGAGATCGCGAAATTTCTCATCGAGGCCGCCTCCAAGCACCGCGACGTGGCAGACCGGATACGCCGCACCGCCGACGCCGACCCCGCGCACCGCAAAATCTTCGTGCACGGCCTCGGCTGGGACACCACCGCAGACACCCTTACCAGCGCGTTCTCCCCCTACGGCGACATCGAGGACTGCAAGGCCGTCGTGGACAAGGCCACTGGCAAGTCCAAGGGCTACGGCTTCGTCCTCTTCAAGACCCGTCGCGCTGCGCGCAACGCGCTCCGCGAGCCGCAGAAAAGGATCGGCAACCGCACTGCCGCATGCCAGCTGGCGTCCGTGGGCCCAGTCCAGTCGTCGCCGGCGACGATTTCGACGGCGCCGGGGGCTTCGGATTTCTCGCAGAGGAAGATCTATGTGAGCAATGTGAGTGCGGAATTGGACCCGCAGAGGCTTCTGTCGTTTTTTGCGCAGTTTGGGGAGATTGAGGAAGGACCTTTAGGGCTTGATAAGGTAACTGGGAAACCGAAGGGGTTctgtttatttgtttataagagTGTGGAGGGTGCAAAGCGGGCTTTGGAGGTGCCGCACAAGAAGTTTGAGGGGCATATTTTGCACTGCCAGAAGGCAATTGATGGTACGAAGCAGCAGCGAGTGGGGGTGGTGCAGGGTAGTTCTCAGAGCGGTGGGTTTGTTGGTATGGGGGCAGTACCAATGCCGGGGCACTTGATGGCTCCGGCAGGGCCAGCGGTAGGAGGAGGTGTTGCAGGGGCGGCGGTGCAGCCAGTTAATCCGGCAGTTGGGCAGGCACTGACGGCATTGCTGGCATCTCGGAATGCCGGGTTGCAATTGAATGGGTTCTTGGGTATTGGGTCACCGGCGACTAACACTGGCAGTTATGTTGGACAAGGGAGTGTGAATCCTGGGGCTGTTGGTGTTGGTGGGTATGGGAATCAAGTAGCGTTGCCAAGTTCATATGCAAGCCAGCAGCAGGTGGGGATAGGTGGATCTGGAAGAGTGCAGCAGCCTCATGGTGTGGGACAGTATGGTGGAGTTGTGCCTTACATGGGCCACTAG